A single window of Nicotiana sylvestris chromosome 5, ASM39365v2, whole genome shotgun sequence DNA harbors:
- the LOC138868775 gene encoding uncharacterized protein, which produces MEIFAKAYDVKVWRVIKKGNYPLPAATLPRVDPEDIDLYTKEQMKVVQVNNKARNLLHNAISGKEYKKISSCDTAKEMWDKLEVTYEGTSKVKETHINMLVHDYELFSMKEGESIEVMFSSFSKMISDLKAFGKPYTSGDQVRKILRSLPTTWQTKVVTLESQDLNKLSYDELRRELIAFEKTYLKKTRQEEK; this is translated from the coding sequence ATGGAGATCTTCGCCAAAGCTTATGACGTTAAAGTTTGGAGAGTTATCAAAAAGGGGAACTATCCCCTACCAGCTGCTACTCTACCACGTGTTGATCCTGAAGATATAGATTTATAtacaaaagagcaaatgaaagTGGTACAAGTTAACAATAAAGCGAGAAATTTGCTTCACAATGCTATAAGTGGTAAAGAATATAAGAAAATCTCTAGCTGTGACACAGCCAAAGAAATGTGGGACAAGCTTGAAGTTACATACGAAGGAACCAGCAAAGTAAAGGAAACACATATTAACATGTTAGTTCATGATTACGAACTCTTCTCAATGAAAGAAGGAGAATCTATTGAAGTGATGTTTTCCAGTTTTAGCAAAATGATTAGCGATCTAAAGGCATTTGGCAAGCCATATACTAGTGGTGATCAAGTTAGAAAAATTCTCAGGAGCCTGCCAACCACTTGGCAGACCAAAGTAGTCACACTGGAATCTCAGGATCTAAACAAACTATCGTATGATGAATTACGTAGAGAACTCATAGCTTTTGAAAAGACGTATCTCAAGAAGACCAGacaagaagaaaaatag